The following coding sequences are from one Musa acuminata AAA Group cultivar baxijiao chromosome BXJ2-4, Cavendish_Baxijiao_AAA, whole genome shotgun sequence window:
- the LOC135608787 gene encoding probable E3 ubiquitin-protein ligase ATL44 — protein MVTPFEPFSSDDESDIAPSLFTVLFSDFLVSYFFFIAGFVIVSIIFFFYKATMKHRERKRKWSAVATMLARIPRSPYVVSSSSSSSSSTTSVSIIVPEPDVQSCVICLEEFVNGEELWMLPRCKHLFHGVCIKPWLLVRSATCPVCRKLVTQGETSGAGSRNNSNNYDDTYLFFMR, from the coding sequence ATGGTGACACCATTCGAGCCATTTTCGTCCGATGATGAATCAGACATCGCACCATCCTTGTTTACGGTGCTATTCTCCGACTTCCtcgtctcctacttcttcttcatTGCCGGCTTCGTGATCGtgtccatcatcttcttcttctacaaAGCAACGATGAAGCACcgtgagagaaaaagaaaatggtCCGCGGTGGCGACCATGTTGGCAAGGATCCCGCGGTCCCCCTACGTagtctcatcttcttcttcttcttcgtcgtcgacGACTTCTGTTTCCATCATCGTTCCCGAGCCAGACGTGCAGAGCTGCGTCATCTGCCTGGAAGAGTTCGTGAATGGGGAGGAGCTGTGGATGCTGCCCCGGTGCAAGCATTTGTTCCATGGGGTGTGCATCAAACCATGGCTGCTCGTACGATCAGCGACCTGCCCCGTCTGTAGGAAGCTGGTGACGCAGGGAGAAACCAGTGGTGCCGGAAGCCGCAACAACAGCAATAACTACGACGACACGTATCTATTTTTTATGAGATAA
- the LOC103978389 gene encoding uncharacterized protein LOC103978389 — MEHLKASNNLNHSKDGISNSYGASIKGGTGCEEKRAAVQTEIARVNQLPSNSSYAVHRMRVLNKLLHLLSVQRSVSQDEELELLFASLSL; from the exons ATGGAACATCTCAAGGCTTCAAACAACCTTAATCACAGCAAAGATGGCATCAGTAACTCTTATGGGGCAAGCATAAAGGGTGGAACAGGATGTGAGGAGAAGAGAGCTGCAGTTCAGACAGAGATTGCTAGAGTTAACCAACTTCCGTCTAATAGCAGCTATGCAGTACATCGCATGCGAGTGCTGAACAAACTTCTGCATCTTTTGTCCGTTCAG AGGAGTGTCTCTCAGGATGAGGAATTGGAGCTTCTTTTTGCAAGCCTTTCTCTGTGA